From a single Photobacterium gaetbulicola Gung47 genomic region:
- a CDS encoding glycine/D-amino acid oxidase (COG0665), whose amino-acid sequence MLKDNDNFQPYWFAHAMGVEVSAQPNVLQNDIQTDVCIVGGGYTGLWTAINLKQQQPELDVVVIDKGLCGSGASGRNGGCMLTWSTKYQSMKKLYGEEKAAKLVAASELAIYEIEAFCKEHGIDAQLRRHGALYTATNSAQEGAMAGVLQALEQQEINSWQAWEKDKIQLEAGSSVHSEGYYSPAAASVQPAMLARGLKRVAEHMGVKIFENTPMEDINTEIPITITTPQADIFAKKVVLALNAWMVEQFPEFRRSVVLVSSDMAITKPIPDKLAAMGLKDGKTIVDSRTFVHYYRTTPDGRLMLGKGGNYFAFANRISKIFDQPSRYQPLLRNAFNRFFPSISGQPFAATWTGASDRSVTGMPFFGQLKHNKDIVYGLGYSGNGVAQTWIGGKILSAMVLEQKNSWTECGLVSGPKGYFPPEPIRWTGAMMVRNAIRRKEAAEDAGRKPSWLDKQLAKFADAAGKADKG is encoded by the coding sequence ATGCTCAAGGACAACGATAACTTCCAGCCATATTGGTTTGCTCATGCGATGGGAGTTGAAGTATCCGCTCAACCCAATGTGTTACAAAATGATATCCAAACCGATGTGTGTATCGTCGGTGGCGGGTATACCGGTCTGTGGACTGCCATTAATCTGAAGCAACAGCAGCCAGAGCTGGATGTTGTGGTCATTGATAAAGGGCTGTGTGGCAGTGGAGCCTCTGGCCGCAACGGCGGCTGCATGCTGACGTGGTCGACTAAATACCAGTCGATGAAAAAGCTCTACGGCGAAGAGAAGGCGGCAAAGCTAGTTGCGGCCTCTGAGCTGGCAATCTATGAAATCGAGGCCTTCTGTAAGGAGCACGGTATTGATGCCCAATTGCGTCGCCATGGAGCGTTATATACCGCGACCAACAGTGCCCAAGAAGGGGCAATGGCTGGCGTCTTGCAGGCATTGGAGCAGCAGGAAATTAACAGCTGGCAAGCGTGGGAAAAAGACAAGATCCAACTGGAGGCGGGATCTAGCGTGCATAGTGAAGGGTACTATTCTCCGGCGGCTGCCAGTGTCCAGCCGGCGATGTTGGCCCGTGGCTTGAAACGTGTTGCCGAACATATGGGGGTAAAGATCTTTGAGAATACCCCGATGGAAGATATCAATACCGAGATCCCAATTACCATTACCACCCCGCAAGCGGATATTTTTGCCAAGAAGGTGGTACTGGCACTCAATGCCTGGATGGTCGAGCAATTTCCTGAATTCAGGCGCAGCGTGGTATTAGTCTCTTCAGATATGGCAATCACTAAGCCCATCCCAGATAAACTGGCCGCGATGGGGTTAAAAGACGGTAAAACCATCGTGGATTCGCGTACCTTTGTTCATTACTACCGCACAACACCTGATGGCCGGCTGATGTTGGGTAAGGGCGGCAATTATTTCGCGTTTGCCAATCGTATCAGCAAGATATTTGATCAGCCAAGTCGTTATCAGCCGCTGCTGCGTAATGCATTCAATCGGTTTTTTCCCTCAATATCCGGGCAGCCATTTGCGGCTACTTGGACGGGGGCATCGGATCGCTCTGTAACCGGTATGCCGTTTTTCGGCCAGTTAAAACACAATAAGGACATTGTTTATGGCTTGGGCTACTCAGGCAATGGTGTTGCTCAAACTTGGATTGGCGGGAAAATTTTGTCGGCTATGGTACTGGAGCAGAAAAATAGCTGGACCGAGTGTGGCTTGGTATCCGGCCCGAAAGGGTATTTCCCACCTGAGCCTATTCGTTGGACAGGGGCGATGATGGTCCGCAATGCGATTCGTCGTAAAGAAGCGGCCGAAGATGCCGGACGAAAACCATCATGGCTGGATAAGCAATTGGCCAAGTTTGCCGATGCCGCCGGCAAAGCAGACAAAGGGTAA
- a CDS encoding putative membrane-associated protein (COG0586), translating into MQEMLLAIWHHDFETLQQVSSLQWFLLLLTIILLLESSFVFLPLPGDGLVLFAGGMIGLGILDFPTTVAALCFAATFGGFMGYLQGRVLHRTRFVDWLERMLPDDALPKARRLLNKYGFLSLFISRFVPFVRVLTPMLMGIAKLSAWRMVVISAMSSLIWCLILLLAGKWIMLSPMLSEYQQILTKGLVMLSFTLMVSAIVGLVYRYAKTKFATERVSKV; encoded by the coding sequence ATGCAAGAGATGTTATTGGCTATATGGCATCATGATTTTGAAACCCTGCAGCAAGTGAGTTCATTGCAATGGTTCTTGTTGTTGCTGACGATAATCTTGCTATTGGAATCGAGTTTTGTATTTTTGCCTCTGCCTGGCGACGGGTTAGTACTGTTTGCCGGAGGTATGATTGGGCTTGGAATTTTAGATTTCCCTACGACTGTTGCTGCACTGTGTTTTGCGGCTACCTTTGGTGGGTTTATGGGCTACCTGCAGGGAAGGGTGTTACATCGGACCCGGTTTGTGGATTGGTTGGAGCGTATGCTACCTGATGATGCGTTGCCAAAAGCAAGACGGTTACTCAATAAATACGGCTTTCTCTCGTTGTTCATTTCTCGCTTTGTTCCTTTTGTCAGGGTGCTAACGCCCATGTTGATGGGGATCGCTAAGCTGAGCGCATGGCGAATGGTGGTGATCAGCGCCATGAGCTCTTTGATTTGGTGTCTGATTTTGCTATTGGCAGGCAAGTGGATCATGCTTAGCCCGATGTTGAGTGAATACCAGCAAATCCTAACCAAAGGGTTGGTGATGCTGAGCTTCACCCTGATGGTGTCGGCTATTGTTGGCTTGGTCTATCGCTATGCAAAGACTAAATTTGCTACCGAGCGTGTTTCAAAAGTGTAG
- a CDS encoding putative repressor protein PhnR (COG2188): MQYLKIMEAINEQIDAGLLAAGNKLPAERKLAESFNTTRVTLRESLALLEAEGKLYREDRRGWFVSPAPLSYDPTYTTNFPQMAKEQGRLARTELIDAKLIPASRRAASLLKVPPLSEVYRIDRLRFLDERPVVVVTNFILPKYFPNLLEKSFTSSLTTLYREEYGVIYSKTRYRVSTTSLLGETAQHLRATAGSPAMLVERLNYDQHDNVIDCDLEYWRHDAICIESVAELSK; encoded by the coding sequence GTGCAATATTTGAAAATCATGGAAGCCATCAACGAACAGATTGATGCAGGCCTTCTTGCAGCTGGTAACAAATTACCTGCCGAGCGTAAGCTCGCAGAATCATTCAACACGACAAGGGTCACCTTGCGTGAGTCACTGGCTCTGCTGGAAGCGGAAGGGAAACTGTACCGTGAAGACCGCCGGGGTTGGTTCGTCTCACCCGCACCGCTAAGCTATGACCCGACATACACCACCAACTTCCCGCAAATGGCGAAAGAGCAAGGTCGACTCGCTCGCACCGAGCTGATCGATGCCAAGCTGATTCCGGCCAGCCGCCGAGCCGCGTCATTACTTAAAGTGCCCCCCCTATCGGAAGTCTACCGAATCGACCGCCTGCGTTTTCTGGATGAACGCCCGGTGGTGGTGGTCACCAACTTCATCTTGCCAAAATACTTTCCGAACTTACTGGAAAAATCTTTTACTTCGTCACTGACTACCCTGTACCGGGAAGAATATGGCGTGATCTATTCGAAAACCCGTTATCGTGTCAGTACCACATCCCTACTGGGTGAAACCGCGCAACACCTGAGGGCAACCGCAGGTAGCCCTGCGATGTTGGTCGAACGCCTTAACTATGATCAGCATGACAATGTCATAGACTGTGACTTGGAATACTGGCGCCACGATGCGATTTGCATCGAATCGGTCGCCGAACTGTCAAAATAG
- a CDS encoding ABC transporter, permease protein (COG1178) yields MEIAMNANTNAISNVTTNERTMATRQSSLSQRLTVFKNSLSRDNITLGVILMMLLIIMGIFVLGPMFAMLQKSVMNNQGEFVGLQNFANYFSSPALWQSLKNTINIGLIVTVFVGFLAFGYAYALTRSCMPFKGLFNVLGAAPILAPSLLPAISLIYLFGNQGIAKELLMGNSVYGPIGIAIGLIFWTFPHAVMILTTSLKTSDARLYEAAKALNTSSIKTFFIVTLPAAKYGLISALIVVFTLVVCDFGVPKVIGGSYNVLATDIFKQVVGQQNFSMGAVTSVILLAPAILAFSVDRRVKKKQQGLFDSRSVAYTPEPNKLRDGLCFLFCSLISLCILAVIGMAFYGSLVTFWPWNLTLSLNNYNFAQFSTYGWAPYFNSIQLASNVAMFGTIVIFIGAYCVEKGRAFAPIRNLLQMIAIIPMAVPGMVLGLGYIFFFNNQANPMSVLYGTMAILVINTVIHYYTVGHMTALTALKQLPAEVEAISASIKMPQYKVFFKVTLPVCLPAVFEIAVYMFVNAMTTTSAIVFLYATDTMPASVSVLNMDDAGQTGPAAAMAVMILLTAALVKLTHVGTIQLIERYTQAWRNR; encoded by the coding sequence ATGGAAATCGCGATGAATGCAAATACGAATGCAATTTCGAATGTGACGACTAACGAACGTACGATGGCAACACGTCAATCAAGCCTGTCGCAGCGCCTGACTGTTTTCAAGAACTCGCTAAGCCGAGATAACATCACATTAGGTGTTATCCTTATGATGTTGTTGATCATCATGGGGATCTTTGTCCTCGGCCCTATGTTCGCCATGCTGCAAAAAAGTGTGATGAACAACCAAGGTGAATTTGTCGGTCTGCAAAACTTTGCCAACTACTTCTCTTCACCGGCTCTGTGGCAATCTCTGAAGAACACGATCAATATCGGTCTGATCGTCACCGTCTTTGTTGGCTTCCTTGCCTTTGGTTATGCCTATGCCCTAACCCGAAGCTGCATGCCATTCAAAGGCCTGTTCAATGTGCTCGGTGCCGCACCAATCCTGGCACCATCGCTTCTTCCGGCCATCAGTCTCATTTACCTGTTCGGTAACCAAGGTATTGCCAAAGAGTTGCTGATGGGGAACTCCGTATACGGCCCAATCGGTATTGCGATCGGCTTGATCTTCTGGACCTTCCCGCATGCGGTAATGATCCTGACTACATCGCTGAAAACATCCGATGCACGGCTTTACGAAGCTGCCAAGGCATTGAACACCTCGTCAATCAAAACCTTCTTCATTGTCACGCTACCGGCGGCAAAATATGGTTTGATCAGTGCACTGATCGTGGTTTTCACCCTTGTTGTCTGTGACTTCGGTGTACCTAAGGTCATCGGCGGCAGCTACAACGTGTTGGCTACAGATATCTTCAAGCAAGTTGTTGGGCAGCAGAACTTCTCCATGGGTGCGGTGACCAGTGTCATTCTGCTTGCTCCGGCCATCCTTGCATTTTCGGTTGACCGCAGGGTGAAGAAGAAACAACAAGGGCTGTTTGACTCACGCTCTGTTGCATACACGCCTGAGCCAAACAAGCTACGCGATGGTTTGTGTTTCTTATTCTGTAGCTTGATCTCGCTGTGTATCTTGGCGGTTATCGGTATGGCTTTCTACGGCTCGCTGGTTACCTTCTGGCCTTGGAACCTGACACTAAGCCTGAACAATTATAACTTTGCCCAATTCAGCACTTATGGCTGGGCACCCTACTTCAACTCAATCCAGCTTGCCAGCAATGTGGCAATGTTCGGTACCATTGTCATCTTCATTGGTGCGTACTGTGTAGAAAAAGGCCGAGCCTTTGCACCTATCCGTAACCTACTGCAGATGATAGCCATCATTCCAATGGCCGTACCGGGTATGGTGTTGGGCCTTGGGTATATTTTCTTCTTCAACAACCAAGCAAACCCAATGTCGGTATTGTACGGAACGATGGCTATCCTGGTGATCAACACCGTGATTCACTACTACACCGTCGGCCACATGACGGCACTGACAGCACTCAAGCAGTTGCCTGCAGAAGTCGAAGCGATTTCTGCCTCAATCAAAATGCCGCAGTACAAGGTCTTCTTCAAAGTGACCCTGCCTGTTTGCTTACCAGCGGTGTTCGAAATCGCGGTTTACATGTTCGTCAATGCCATGACCACGACGTCTGCAATTGTTTTTCTTTACGCCACCGACACCATGCCAGCATCTGTTTCGGTGTTGAACATGGACGACGCTGGCCAGACTGGTCCCGCTGCAGCCATGGCGGTAATGATTTTGCTCACCGCGGCACTGGTTAAGCTTACCCATGTCGGTACTATTCAGCTTATCGAACGTTACACCCAGGCATGGCGTAACCGTTAA
- a CDS encoding ABC-type spermidine/putrescine transport system, ATPase component (COG3842) has translation METYLKIENVSKQYGQFTALNDISLDIHKGEFVCFLGPSGCGKTTLLRAIAGLDLASSGKITQGDKETTFLAPEKRDFGIVFQSYALFPNLTVADNISLGLRNQGKDNKTVNDTVSHWLNVIGLPDSGGKYPNQLSGGQQQRVALARALSLSPGLLLLDEPLSALDAKVRSHLREEIRRLQRQLGITTIMVTHDQDEALAMADRIVVMNHGVIEQVGTPQEIYQNPASRFVADFVGNMNFIPASVVSDNQIRIGESLLPKPCDALERGQQVELGLRPEDLHFLEIGKKSDSSFPVQIEELEFQGTFVRAECKLQGAYQSNILKVDVPIRELRELQLERGHFHYVNMSKNHTHIFQAQ, from the coding sequence ATGGAAACGTATCTGAAGATTGAAAATGTCAGCAAGCAATATGGACAGTTTACTGCGCTGAACGACATTTCCCTTGATATTCATAAAGGCGAATTTGTTTGCTTCCTCGGCCCGTCAGGGTGCGGTAAAACTACCTTGCTACGTGCCATTGCCGGATTGGATCTGGCGTCTTCAGGCAAGATCACCCAAGGCGATAAAGAAACGACTTTCCTTGCCCCTGAAAAGCGTGACTTCGGCATTGTCTTCCAGTCCTATGCCCTGTTCCCAAACCTGACCGTAGCGGATAACATCAGCCTAGGCCTGCGTAACCAAGGGAAAGACAACAAAACCGTCAACGACACCGTCAGTCATTGGTTGAATGTTATCGGCTTGCCAGACTCCGGGGGAAAATATCCTAACCAACTCTCTGGAGGCCAACAGCAGCGAGTTGCCCTCGCCCGCGCACTATCATTATCGCCAGGCTTGTTACTGCTCGATGAACCTTTGTCTGCCCTGGATGCAAAAGTGCGATCTCACCTCCGAGAAGAAATACGTCGCCTGCAGCGCCAGCTGGGTATAACCACCATTATGGTGACCCACGACCAGGACGAAGCTCTCGCGATGGCCGATCGCATTGTGGTGATGAACCACGGTGTTATCGAACAGGTTGGCACGCCGCAGGAAATCTACCAAAACCCAGCCTCGCGCTTCGTTGCGGACTTTGTCGGTAACATGAACTTTATACCGGCTTCCGTAGTCAGTGATAACCAAATCAGAATCGGTGAATCATTGCTGCCCAAGCCTTGTGATGCACTAGAGCGTGGTCAGCAAGTGGAATTGGGCCTGCGCCCAGAAGATCTTCACTTTTTGGAAATCGGCAAGAAGAGCGATTCGAGCTTCCCTGTTCAGATTGAAGAATTGGAATTCCAGGGCACCTTTGTCCGTGCCGAGTGCAAACTCCAGGGTGCGTATCAAAGCAACATACTTAAAGTTGATGTGCCTATTCGCGAATTGCGCGAGCTTCAGCTCGAGCGTGGTCACTTCCATTACGTGAACATGTCCAAGAATCATACCCATATCTTTCAAGCGCAATAG
- a CDS encoding ABC-type Fe3+ transport system, periplasmic component (COG1840) — MKNRWMITPLTAIAALSASSAFAAEELTVYTAFETDMLAKFKNSFEQANPDIKINWVRDSTGIMTAKLLAEKNNPHADVVWGLAGSSMALLKEEGVLKPYTPEGLDQIRANLVDPQQNKAWFGNDAFFNAVCFNEIVAEQKGLSKPDSWEDLLKPEYKGHIAMPNPASSGTGYMQVSAWIQSMGEKPAWQYMEQLDGNIAHYTHSGSKPCVQAAMGEVAIGISMAIRGATLKTQGAPIDIIMPKGGVGWEAEAVGLVNTESDAAKRLVDWSISEEANKLYNAFYPVVGHKAINAAVNNYPDVENAMVDMDFGKMAASREDVLKTWSDRFDAKSEPRS, encoded by the coding sequence ATGAAAAACCGTTGGATGATTACCCCTCTTACTGCAATAGCAGCTCTTTCCGCTTCTTCTGCATTTGCTGCCGAGGAACTAACGGTGTATACCGCTTTCGAGACAGACATGCTGGCTAAATTCAAAAATAGTTTTGAGCAAGCTAACCCTGATATCAAAATTAACTGGGTACGTGATTCAACCGGGATCATGACTGCAAAACTGTTGGCCGAAAAAAATAACCCCCACGCTGACGTGGTATGGGGCCTAGCCGGCTCTTCCATGGCACTTCTCAAAGAAGAAGGCGTACTGAAGCCATACACACCGGAAGGTCTTGATCAAATCCGTGCAAATCTAGTTGACCCGCAACAAAACAAAGCTTGGTTCGGTAACGATGCATTTTTTAATGCCGTATGTTTCAACGAGATTGTTGCCGAGCAAAAAGGCCTCTCCAAGCCAGACAGCTGGGAAGATCTGCTAAAGCCTGAATACAAAGGCCATATTGCGATGCCAAACCCAGCCTCTTCTGGCACGGGCTACATGCAGGTATCCGCGTGGATCCAGTCTATGGGAGAGAAACCTGCATGGCAGTATATGGAACAACTGGACGGTAACATCGCACACTACACCCACTCGGGCTCAAAACCGTGTGTGCAGGCTGCTATGGGAGAAGTGGCTATTGGTATTTCAATGGCAATCCGCGGTGCCACCCTGAAAACACAAGGTGCGCCCATCGACATTATCATGCCCAAAGGTGGCGTGGGCTGGGAAGCTGAAGCCGTTGGTCTGGTAAATACCGAATCCGATGCTGCCAAGCGTCTTGTAGACTGGTCCATCTCTGAAGAAGCAAACAAGCTTTACAATGCGTTCTATCCGGTTGTTGGCCATAAGGCGATCAACGCAGCAGTTAACAACTATCCTGATGTAGAAAACGCAATGGTTGATATGGACTTTGGCAAGATGGCGGCTAGCCGAGAAGATGTGCTGAAGACTTGGTCTGACCGATTTGATGCTAAATCTGAGCCACGTTCATAA
- a CDS encoding 2-aminoethylphosphonate--pyruvate transaminase (COG0075), with product MKLLLIVGSGDLQQFGKIVIVRRNWYSPIGIKIMENLDNQYLLLTPGPLSTSRTVREAMLKDWCTWDDEYNKGIVEVIREQLVELATGVEGYTSVLMQGSGTASVEATIGTVVPANAKLLVVNNGAYGERIGQIAHYLNIAHTIIELGEVAQPSAEQVAEILDSDASITHVAMVHCETTTGMLNPVEAVCDVVKSRNKIMILDAMSSFGGIPLDIGKLGIDFMISSANKCIQGVPGFGFVIAKQTELEKCAGRARSLSLDLYDQWLCMEKNHGKWRFTSPTHTVRAFHQALQELQDEGGVEARYQRYASNQLILVAGMEKLGFKCLLDKSLHSPIITSFYSPEADEYDFKKFYNLLKEKGFVIYPGKVSNADCFRIGNIGDVHNEDMHRLIDAIEASMYWA from the coding sequence ATGAAGCTTTTGTTAATTGTTGGGTCTGGGGATTTACAGCAATTTGGCAAGATCGTTATAGTTCGTCGTAACTGGTATAGTCCAATTGGAATCAAGATAATGGAAAACTTGGATAATCAATATTTGCTACTGACCCCGGGGCCGCTGTCAACGAGCCGTACTGTTCGCGAAGCCATGCTGAAAGACTGGTGTACTTGGGATGATGAATACAATAAAGGTATTGTAGAAGTGATCCGTGAGCAGTTAGTTGAGTTGGCCACGGGTGTTGAAGGTTATACAAGTGTGTTGATGCAGGGCAGCGGCACAGCATCGGTTGAAGCCACAATCGGCACCGTTGTTCCTGCAAACGCAAAGCTGCTGGTGGTTAACAATGGTGCGTACGGTGAGCGTATTGGTCAGATTGCACACTACCTAAACATTGCACACACCATTATTGAGCTTGGTGAAGTGGCGCAGCCATCTGCTGAGCAAGTGGCAGAAATCCTAGATAGCGATGCGAGTATTACCCATGTTGCTATGGTGCACTGCGAAACGACAACAGGGATGTTAAACCCGGTTGAAGCTGTGTGCGATGTGGTGAAATCTCGCAATAAGATCATGATCTTAGATGCCATGTCGAGTTTTGGCGGTATCCCATTGGATATCGGTAAACTGGGGATCGACTTTATGATCAGCTCAGCCAACAAGTGTATTCAGGGTGTGCCTGGCTTTGGCTTTGTCATTGCAAAACAAACTGAGCTGGAAAAGTGCGCAGGCCGTGCCCGTTCATTGTCTCTGGATCTTTATGATCAATGGCTGTGTATGGAGAAGAACCATGGCAAGTGGCGTTTCACTTCTCCAACCCATACAGTACGCGCTTTCCATCAGGCCCTGCAAGAACTGCAAGACGAAGGCGGGGTAGAAGCACGCTATCAGCGTTATGCGTCTAACCAACTGATCTTGGTTGCCGGGATGGAAAAACTGGGCTTCAAATGCTTGCTGGATAAGTCATTGCACTCTCCGATTATTACTTCTTTCTATTCGCCGGAAGCAGACGAATATGACTTTAAAAAATTCTACAACCTGCTGAAAGAAAAAGGGTTTGTTATCTACCCAGGCAAAGTGTCAAATGCTGATTGCTTTCGTATCGGTAACATTGGTGATGTTCATAATGAAGATATGCATCGTCTGATTGACGCGATCGAAGCGTCTATGTACTGGGCATAA
- a CDS encoding 4-aminobutyrate aminotransferase (COG0160) yields the protein MTQITTSQQHGSALSEQSLRSEGDTNITPARVAWTNSIADQKTQQMLKEDSQFFLHQAMSTPCLDALVGADGIYIEDAAGKKYMDFHGNNVHQLGYGHPHVVGRIKQQLAELPFSPRRFTNQTAIDCAKKLTDIAGGDLNRVLFAPGGTSVIGMALKLARYVTGNYKVVSLWDSFHGASLDAISVGGEACFREGIGPLMAGVERIPPAVSYRGAFPSNDGSDVHYADYLEYVIEKEGGIGAFIAEGIRNTDVQVPSRAYWKRIREICEKHNVMLIIDDIPNGMGRSGNWFTYQEFGIEPDILCIGKGLGGGVVPIAAMITKDKYNTASHISLGHYTHEKSPVGCAAALATIEVIEQQNLLTKVKSDEAYMRDRLEGMKQKYPLIGDVRGVGLLWGVELVTCRETKERALQQAEQVMYRCLELGMSFKVSQGNVLQLSPPLIIERDDLARAMDMLEQAISEIQASS from the coding sequence ATGACTCAGATAACGACATCTCAGCAACACGGTTCGGCGCTATCGGAACAGTCATTGCGAAGTGAAGGAGATACCAATATTACGCCAGCTCGTGTCGCATGGACAAACAGTATTGCTGATCAAAAAACGCAGCAGATGCTGAAGGAAGATAGTCAGTTTTTCTTGCATCAAGCTATGTCGACGCCATGCCTGGATGCCCTGGTAGGTGCCGATGGGATCTATATTGAAGATGCTGCCGGAAAAAAATACATGGATTTCCACGGTAACAATGTCCATCAATTGGGTTATGGACATCCCCATGTTGTTGGCCGTATCAAACAACAACTGGCGGAGTTGCCATTTTCGCCGCGTCGCTTTACCAACCAGACAGCCATTGATTGTGCAAAAAAGCTGACAGATATCGCCGGTGGCGATCTCAATCGCGTGCTGTTTGCGCCGGGCGGCACCTCGGTCATTGGTATGGCGTTGAAACTCGCCCGTTATGTGACTGGAAACTACAAGGTAGTGTCTTTGTGGGACTCATTCCATGGCGCTTCCCTTGATGCCATTTCAGTTGGCGGCGAAGCATGCTTCCGTGAGGGGATAGGCCCTTTGATGGCGGGCGTAGAGCGTATTCCACCTGCAGTAAGTTATCGTGGCGCATTTCCATCGAATGACGGCAGCGATGTTCACTATGCTGATTACTTGGAATATGTGATCGAAAAAGAAGGGGGCATAGGCGCTTTTATTGCTGAGGGTATTCGCAATACCGATGTGCAGGTACCGAGCAGAGCGTATTGGAAGCGCATCCGTGAAATTTGCGAAAAGCACAATGTCATGCTGATCATTGACGATATTCCAAATGGTATGGGACGTAGTGGAAACTGGTTCACTTACCAGGAATTTGGCATCGAACCGGACATTCTTTGTATCGGCAAAGGGTTAGGCGGTGGGGTCGTACCTATCGCAGCCATGATCACTAAAGATAAGTACAACACGGCATCGCATATTTCACTGGGTCACTATACCCACGAAAAATCTCCGGTCGGTTGTGCTGCTGCACTGGCAACGATTGAGGTGATTGAACAACAAAACTTATTGACCAAAGTGAAGAGTGATGAAGCGTACATGCGAGATCGCCTAGAAGGAATGAAACAGAAATATCCACTGATAGGGGATGTTCGAGGCGTCGGTTTGCTTTGGGGGGTAGAGCTTGTTACTTGCCGTGAGACCAAAGAGCGCGCACTTCAACAAGCGGAACAAGTGATGTATCGATGTCTTGAATTAGGGATGAGTTTCAAAGTGTCACAGGGTAACGTTCTGCAGTTAAGCCCACCATTGATTATCGAACGCGATGATCTTGCTCGTGCGATGGATATGTTAGAGCAGGCCATCAGTGAAATTCAAGCTAGTAGTTAA
- a CDS encoding phosphonoacetaldehyde hydrolase (COG0637) gives MTKQVQAVIFDWAGTVVDFGSFAPTTIFVEAFRREYGFDISLAEARVPMGLGKWDHIKAVGEMSEVSQRWQDKFGQPMQKEDIDKIYQTFMPLQIAKVGEHADLIPGAKAVIDGLREEGIKIGSCTGYPREVLDKLLPAAKDKGYSPDCAVATDDLAAGGRPAPYMVLQNMIELAVTDVKACIKVDDSVPGITEGLNAGMWTVALLLSGNEAGLTQAEFEQADEATLAGARAKAIDAFAHSGAHYQIDTIADLPEVVADIERRLAAGERP, from the coding sequence ATGACTAAACAAGTTCAGGCAGTAATTTTTGATTGGGCCGGCACCGTTGTAGATTTTGGCTCGTTCGCACCAACCACCATTTTTGTAGAAGCATTCCGTCGCGAATACGGCTTTGATATTTCACTGGCTGAAGCGCGTGTACCAATGGGGCTGGGTAAGTGGGATCACATAAAAGCGGTTGGTGAAATGTCTGAAGTCAGCCAACGTTGGCAGGACAAGTTCGGCCAGCCGATGCAGAAAGAAGATATCGATAAAATCTACCAAACTTTCATGCCACTTCAGATTGCCAAAGTGGGTGAGCATGCTGATTTGATCCCAGGGGCAAAAGCGGTGATTGATGGTCTTCGTGAAGAGGGGATCAAAATTGGTTCATGTACCGGTTACCCGCGAGAGGTCCTTGATAAGTTGCTCCCAGCGGCAAAAGACAAAGGCTATAGCCCTGATTGCGCAGTAGCAACCGATGACCTTGCTGCGGGAGGCCGTCCTGCACCATACATGGTACTGCAGAACATGATCGAGCTTGCGGTAACTGATGTGAAAGCGTGCATCAAGGTTGATGACTCTGTGCCTGGTATTACTGAAGGCCTGAACGCAGGCATGTGGACCGTTGCATTGTTGCTATCTGGTAATGAGGCGGGCTTGACCCAGGCTGAGTTCGAACAAGCTGACGAAGCGACACTTGCTGGTGCACGAGCAAAAGCTATCGATGCCTTTGCCCATTCTGGTGCACATTACCAAATCGATACTATTGCGGATTTGCCGGAAGTGGTCGCAGATATCGAGCGTCGTTTGGCTGCGGGTGAGCGGCCATAG